A single window of Enoplosus armatus isolate fEnoArm2 chromosome 22, fEnoArm2.hap1, whole genome shotgun sequence DNA harbors:
- the nrf1 gene encoding nuclear respiratory factor 1 isoform X1 codes for MDEHIVHQTEHMTTIEASAVSQQVQQVHVATFTETSMMSAEEDSTSSPDDDPYDDTDILNSAGTDEVTAHLAAAGPVGMAAAAAVATGKKRKRPHIFESNPSIRKRQQTRLLRKLRATLDEYTTRVGQQAIVLCISPSKPNPVFKVFGAAPLENVVRKYKNMILEDLENALAEHAPPGGELASELPPLTIDGIPVSVDKMTQAQLRAFIPEMLKYSTGRGKPGWGKESCKPVWWPEDIPWANVRSDVRTEEQKQRVSWTQALRTIVKNCYKQHGREDLLYAFEDHQITTATTTQHHLTAQSIAHLVPSQTVVQTINNPDGTVSLIQVGTGHTVATLADASELPGVTVAQVNYSTVTDGEVEQNWATLQAGEMTIQTTQASEATQAVASLAEAAVAASHEMQPGATVTMALNSEAAAHAVATLAEATLQGGGQIVLAETAAAVGALAGVQDATGLVQIPVSMYQTVVTSLAQGNRPVQVAMAPVATRIDNTVTLDGQAVEVVTLEQ; via the exons ATGGACGAGCACATCGTTCACCAGACGGAGCACATGACTACCATCGAGGCCAGCGCCGTCAGCCAACAGGTCCAGCAG GTACATGTGGCCACCTTTACTGAAACATCCATGATGAGCGCAGAGGAAGACTCAACATCCTCACCGGATGATGATCCTTATGACGACACGGACATCCTCAACTCTGCTGGCACTGATGAGGTCACTGCCCACCTGGCTGCCGCAG ggccAGTAGGcatggcagctgctgctgccgtggCAACcggtaagaaaagaaagaggccTCATATCTTTGAATCCAACCCCTCCATCCGCAAGAGGCAGCAGACTCGTCTGCTCAG GAAACTGCGAGCCACTCTGGACGAGTACACCACCAGAGTGGGCCAACAGGCCATAGTGCTGTGCATCTCCCCCTCCAAACCCAACCCTGTGTTTAAGGTGTTTGGTGCTGCTCCTCTAGAGAATGTG GTGAGGAAATACAAGAACATGATTTTGGAGGATCTGGAGAACGCTCTGGCTGAACATGCACCTCCTGGTGGAGAGCTGGCCTCAGAGCTGCCCCCCCTCACCATTGATGGCATTCCTGTCTCTGTGGACAAGATGACCCAG GCCCAGCTGCGAGCATTCATCCCAGAGATGCTGAAGTACTCAACAGGCCGAGGGAAGCCTGGCTGGGGTAAGGAGAGCTGCAAGCCAGTGTGGTGGCCTGAGGACATCCCTTGGGCCAACGTCCGCAGTGACGTCCgcacagaggagcagaaacagAGG GTGTCTTGGACGCAGGCGTTGCGGACCATCGTTAAGAATTGCTACAAGCAGCATGGCCGTGAAGATTTGTTGTATGCTTTTGAAGACCATCAGATAACCACGGCAACCACCACCCAGCACCACCTGACCGCACAGAGCATCGCTCACCTTGTGCCCTCACAAACTGTGGTACAGACCATCAACAACCCCGACGGAACAGTCTCGCTCATCCAG GTTGGCACAGGACACACAGTTGCCACCTTGGCAGATGCCTCAGAGCTGCCCGGTGTGACGGTGGCGCAGGTCAACTATTCCACTGTGACTGATGGAGAG GTGGAGCAGAACTGGGCCACCCTGCAGGCCGGCGAGATGACAATCCAAACCACTCAGGCCTCAGAGGCCACGCAGGCAGTAGCGTCCCTGGCTGAAGCCGCTGTTGCTGCCAGTCATGAGATGCAGCCCGGAGCCACCGTCACAATGGCTCTCAACAG TGAGGCAGCAGCCCATGCTGTTGCGACATTGGCAGAGGCCACTCTACAAGGAGGAGGGCAGATTGTCCTGGCagagacagcagctgctgttggggCACTGGCAGGGGTTCAAGATGCCACAG GTCTGGTCCAGATCCCGGTCAGCATGTACCAGACTGTAGTGACCAGCCTCGCCCAGGGCAACCGACCCGTCCAGGTTGCCATGGCACCTGTCGCCACACGCATAGATAACACTGTCACGCTGGATGGCCAGGCGGTGGAGGTCGTGACCCTGGAGCAATGA
- the nrf1 gene encoding nuclear respiratory factor 1 isoform X3, which produces MDEHIVHQTEHMTTIEASAVSQQVHVATFTETSMMSAEEDSTSSPDDDPYDDTDILNSAGTDEVTAHLAAAGPVGMAAAAAVATGKKRKRPHIFESNPSIRKRQQTRLLRKLRATLDEYTTRVGQQAIVLCISPSKPNPVFKVFGAAPLENVVRKYKNMILEDLENALAEHAPPGGELASELPPLTIDGIPVSVDKMTQAQLRAFIPEMLKYSTGRGKPGWGKESCKPVWWPEDIPWANVRSDVRTEEQKQRVSWTQALRTIVKNCYKQHGREDLLYAFEDHQITTATTTQHHLTAQSIAHLVPSQTVVQTINNPDGTVSLIQVGTGHTVATLADASELPGVTVAQVNYSTVTDGEVEQNWATLQAGEMTIQTTQASEATQAVASLAEAAVAASHEMQPGATVTMALNSEAAAHAVATLAEATLQGGGQIVLAETAAAVGALAGVQDATGLVQIPVSMYQTVVTSLAQGNRPVQVAMAPVATRIDNTVTLDGQAVEVVTLEQ; this is translated from the exons ATGGACGAGCACATCGTTCACCAGACGGAGCACATGACTACCATCGAGGCCAGCGCCGTCAGCCAACAG GTACATGTGGCCACCTTTACTGAAACATCCATGATGAGCGCAGAGGAAGACTCAACATCCTCACCGGATGATGATCCTTATGACGACACGGACATCCTCAACTCTGCTGGCACTGATGAGGTCACTGCCCACCTGGCTGCCGCAG ggccAGTAGGcatggcagctgctgctgccgtggCAACcggtaagaaaagaaagaggccTCATATCTTTGAATCCAACCCCTCCATCCGCAAGAGGCAGCAGACTCGTCTGCTCAG GAAACTGCGAGCCACTCTGGACGAGTACACCACCAGAGTGGGCCAACAGGCCATAGTGCTGTGCATCTCCCCCTCCAAACCCAACCCTGTGTTTAAGGTGTTTGGTGCTGCTCCTCTAGAGAATGTG GTGAGGAAATACAAGAACATGATTTTGGAGGATCTGGAGAACGCTCTGGCTGAACATGCACCTCCTGGTGGAGAGCTGGCCTCAGAGCTGCCCCCCCTCACCATTGATGGCATTCCTGTCTCTGTGGACAAGATGACCCAG GCCCAGCTGCGAGCATTCATCCCAGAGATGCTGAAGTACTCAACAGGCCGAGGGAAGCCTGGCTGGGGTAAGGAGAGCTGCAAGCCAGTGTGGTGGCCTGAGGACATCCCTTGGGCCAACGTCCGCAGTGACGTCCgcacagaggagcagaaacagAGG GTGTCTTGGACGCAGGCGTTGCGGACCATCGTTAAGAATTGCTACAAGCAGCATGGCCGTGAAGATTTGTTGTATGCTTTTGAAGACCATCAGATAACCACGGCAACCACCACCCAGCACCACCTGACCGCACAGAGCATCGCTCACCTTGTGCCCTCACAAACTGTGGTACAGACCATCAACAACCCCGACGGAACAGTCTCGCTCATCCAG GTTGGCACAGGACACACAGTTGCCACCTTGGCAGATGCCTCAGAGCTGCCCGGTGTGACGGTGGCGCAGGTCAACTATTCCACTGTGACTGATGGAGAG GTGGAGCAGAACTGGGCCACCCTGCAGGCCGGCGAGATGACAATCCAAACCACTCAGGCCTCAGAGGCCACGCAGGCAGTAGCGTCCCTGGCTGAAGCCGCTGTTGCTGCCAGTCATGAGATGCAGCCCGGAGCCACCGTCACAATGGCTCTCAACAG TGAGGCAGCAGCCCATGCTGTTGCGACATTGGCAGAGGCCACTCTACAAGGAGGAGGGCAGATTGTCCTGGCagagacagcagctgctgttggggCACTGGCAGGGGTTCAAGATGCCACAG GTCTGGTCCAGATCCCGGTCAGCATGTACCAGACTGTAGTGACCAGCCTCGCCCAGGGCAACCGACCCGTCCAGGTTGCCATGGCACCTGTCGCCACACGCATAGATAACACTGTCACGCTGGATGGCCAGGCGGTGGAGGTCGTGACCCTGGAGCAATGA
- the nrf1 gene encoding nuclear respiratory factor 1 isoform X2 has translation MDEHIVHQTEHMTTIEASAVSQQVQQVHVATFTETSMMSAEEDSTSSPDDDPYDDTDILNSAGTDEVTAHLAAAGPVGMAAAAAVATGKKRKRPHIFESNPSIRKRQQTRLLRKLRATLDEYTTRVGQQAIVLCISPSKPNPVFKVFGAAPLENVVRKYKNMILEDLENALAEHAPPGGELASELPPLTIDGIPVSVDKMTQAQLRAFIPEMLKYSTGRGKPGWGKESCKPVWWPEDIPWANVRSDVRTEEQKQRVSWTQALRTIVKNCYKQHGREDLLYAFEDHQITTATTTQHHLTAQSIAHLVPSQTVVQTINNPDGTVSLIQVGTGHTVATLADASELPGVTVAQVNYSTVTDGEVEQNWATLQAGEMTIQTTQASEATQAVASLAEAAVAASHEMQPGATVTMALNRDSVQGAQPLNWFEAAAHAVATLAEATLQGGGQIVLAETAAAVGALAGVQDATGLVQIPVSMYQTVVTSLAQGNRPVQVAMAPVATRIDNTVTLDGQAVEVVTLEQ, from the exons ATGGACGAGCACATCGTTCACCAGACGGAGCACATGACTACCATCGAGGCCAGCGCCGTCAGCCAACAGGTCCAGCAG GTACATGTGGCCACCTTTACTGAAACATCCATGATGAGCGCAGAGGAAGACTCAACATCCTCACCGGATGATGATCCTTATGACGACACGGACATCCTCAACTCTGCTGGCACTGATGAGGTCACTGCCCACCTGGCTGCCGCAG ggccAGTAGGcatggcagctgctgctgccgtggCAACcggtaagaaaagaaagaggccTCATATCTTTGAATCCAACCCCTCCATCCGCAAGAGGCAGCAGACTCGTCTGCTCAG GAAACTGCGAGCCACTCTGGACGAGTACACCACCAGAGTGGGCCAACAGGCCATAGTGCTGTGCATCTCCCCCTCCAAACCCAACCCTGTGTTTAAGGTGTTTGGTGCTGCTCCTCTAGAGAATGTG GTGAGGAAATACAAGAACATGATTTTGGAGGATCTGGAGAACGCTCTGGCTGAACATGCACCTCCTGGTGGAGAGCTGGCCTCAGAGCTGCCCCCCCTCACCATTGATGGCATTCCTGTCTCTGTGGACAAGATGACCCAG GCCCAGCTGCGAGCATTCATCCCAGAGATGCTGAAGTACTCAACAGGCCGAGGGAAGCCTGGCTGGGGTAAGGAGAGCTGCAAGCCAGTGTGGTGGCCTGAGGACATCCCTTGGGCCAACGTCCGCAGTGACGTCCgcacagaggagcagaaacagAGG GTGTCTTGGACGCAGGCGTTGCGGACCATCGTTAAGAATTGCTACAAGCAGCATGGCCGTGAAGATTTGTTGTATGCTTTTGAAGACCATCAGATAACCACGGCAACCACCACCCAGCACCACCTGACCGCACAGAGCATCGCTCACCTTGTGCCCTCACAAACTGTGGTACAGACCATCAACAACCCCGACGGAACAGTCTCGCTCATCCAG GTTGGCACAGGACACACAGTTGCCACCTTGGCAGATGCCTCAGAGCTGCCCGGTGTGACGGTGGCGCAGGTCAACTATTCCACTGTGACTGATGGAGAG GTGGAGCAGAACTGGGCCACCCTGCAGGCCGGCGAGATGACAATCCAAACCACTCAGGCCTCAGAGGCCACGCAGGCAGTAGCGTCCCTGGCTGAAGCCGCTGTTGCTGCCAGTCATGAGATGCAGCCCGGAGCCACCGTCACAATGGCTCTCAACAG AGACAGTGTGCAAGGTGCACAACCATTAAATTGGTT TGAGGCAGCAGCCCATGCTGTTGCGACATTGGCAGAGGCCACTCTACAAGGAGGAGGGCAGATTGTCCTGGCagagacagcagctgctgttggggCACTGGCAGGGGTTCAAGATGCCACAG GTCTGGTCCAGATCCCGGTCAGCATGTACCAGACTGTAGTGACCAGCCTCGCCCAGGGCAACCGACCCGTCCAGGTTGCCATGGCACCTGTCGCCACACGCATAGATAACACTGTCACGCTGGATGGCCAGGCGGTGGAGGTCGTGACCCTGGAGCAATGA